TCACAGTCCTATAAAGTAGGTGTAAATGTTACAAATGGGGAGATGGAGGTTCTGAGAGGATCAGGTGACTGGCCCAAGGCTGAGCAGCTACTAAGTTCTTGGGCAACCTGGGGTCAGAGTCAAGTCTGAATCTGGTCTGTGCTTTCTATTAAGCTCCCCTAcatcaccaacacttattattaaTACCTTTACAAAAGCTTAGGacattggaaaaagaaagaatatactAACCAtattgtgtttttcaaactttatttacCATGAAAAATAAGGTTTTATATTGTAACCTAGTGTGTAGCCCGGTACACGAACACACGCATGCACAGAAACAAGTGTCATGAAACCCTCACATGTTCAATGAACTCTACTGTGTTCTATTTGATTCCATTTTAGAGGGACACTGATTGCAACTTGCAGCTCATTTATAGGTTACAATCCAAAGTTTGAAAAACAGAGGACGGGAACAGAAATGGCAGCATTGTTAGAACAGAAACAAAATCGTTGCAGGAGTTCTCTCCCCACCATTTGCCTTTGTTCTgttctgtctgtaaaatgaagggaagGGGGAATGGGGTTATGCCCAAATCACTCTTGACTCGTTTCCCACCcattaaaaaaacagattggggtggggaaggcaggtgGTAAGGGAATTGCTACTAGTTTCTAGATCTGTgctaagataaaaataaaaattcagttctacCATCGGAAGGTGAAAATACAAcccacagaatgtgagaaaatatttgcaaatcatgtatctcataagggatttgtatccaaaataaCTAAAGGACTCTTACCACTCAATAataaagacaacccaatttttaaaaatgggcaaaggatctgaatagacatttctccagggatgatatacaaatggccaataaccacatgaaaacacgcttgacatcattagtcatcagggaaatgaaaatcaaaagcacagtgagatgccacctcacacccattaggacaGCTAGAATCAAAAGTCCgagtgttgctgaggatgtggagaaatcagaaccctcatacactgctggtgggaatgtaagagggtgcagctgctttggaaaacagcctagcagttcctcaaatgattaaatgTAGTTACTGtgggacccagcaattccactcctaggtatatactcaagagaaatgaaaacatatgttcatataaaaatttgtacacaagtgtttatagcagcgttattcataatagccaaatgtggaagtaacccaaatgtccatcagctgacaaatggataaacaaaatatggtatatccaatgaattattcagtcataaaaaggaatgcagtacCAATACATGCTACAgcaaggatgaaccttgaaaacattatgcaaagtgaaagaagtcagtcaccaaagagcacatactgtatgagtccagTAATgcaaaatgtccagaacagggaaGTCTAGAGACacgcagattagtggttgcttagggatTGTCGGGGGGATGGAGTAGGAGGGTGATGGCCAAAGGGTACAGgtttttgagatgatgaaaatgttctaaaatagactgtggtgacagttgcacataTTCTTTGAATATACTAGAACCACTGAATTGTTGTTTAAATGGATAAactgtatagtatgtgaattatctctcaataaagctgtttttgttgttagtgctttCAAGTTGATTCCGACTCGTAATGACCGTCtgctgtgtacagcagagcggaacccttcCTGGTCTTTTTGCTTCACTGTCTGATCTTTCAGTGCCagtcacagggttttcatggccaattttttctgaagtgggtggccaggtccttcttcctagtctgagTCTGGAGGCTCGCTGAAACCTCTACAGTGTGGTtgaccttgctggtatttgaaatgctaGTGGcgcagctttcagcatcacagcaacatgcagctgccacagtatgacaagggacagaggggtggtgtggttctctgactgggaAATGAGACCCAGGTGTGGCGGTAGGCGggccagatcttaaccactagaccaccggggCCGGCTAACAACCAAGCTGTTTAACGAAAAGATTCAGCTCCTCGGCCACATCACCcatatggctagtggctgctgCACTGAATACaacagatgtagaacatttccatcattgagAAAGTTCTATTAGACAACTGTTCTACATATTATCAGTTTCAAACTCAAATtgtcattttttctatttctgctttttcaccTTACTGTTAGTTCAATAAGACTGTAAGTCAACTATcttgtcaacaacaaaaaaatcccttTCAGGCTTTTCTGCCCATGCATTCCACAGATTATTTAAATAGTTTGCTTGTATCACATTAATGTGACTTTTTGTCTATATATTACACCAACTTGATTGGTAATTTATAGAAGAATCTGATTGGTTTGTGTAAAGTATTCAAATTAATTTCCTAATGTCATTAGACACCCCCGCTTGATTTAACTTACACAAATAATTtgagaatatctttttatttgtagaTGCACAAGTGCTTCCTTACAACTTGAAGCTTCTAGCAGAAGAACTTAACAAACTGAAAGCAGAGTTTTTGGAAGACctaagacaaggaaacaaaaaatatctgTGCTTTCAACAAACCACTGACATAGcagatgttatttcttcttttcattatgAGAAAGATAACACTGTacagaaatatttctcaaagcaGCATTAAAACACCTGAATTTCTAATCAAATGTCTGATTTTCATTAAGAATttgcaaactaaaacaattttgtaTTACTGAATGTTTTCTAGGCCAATGATGTGAATtgccacttattttttttaaaaaatcagtcaattCTAAAAGATCCATTTGTCAAAACAGAAATTATTCTTCAGTCACTTGTCAGATGTGACATGGATAATTAAGCATTGAGACAGCCTTCCTCATTTATGTGCCAGAACCATTGGGGTGGTGCTGGTGGGGATAGGAGTCATGTTGAATGGGTCTTAAAGCAAAGAAACTAGGAAAGAGACAATGTTTGCATGTAGGTAAGACAATGCAAGGAGCAGATGTGTGAAGTTTTTGTTTTCAACTCTTGACAGATCTTCTCCTGGGTGTAAGGCATTCTACTAATTCAAACCAATGTAGccataaaaccttttttttttaaattaacattttacataCTGGAAACTTACTAAAAGACTAATTGGATCCTagttttcaagaaagaaaactcGAGATCATTACaaagtgttattttttattcatatattacaAAAGCAAAGCTTCATTCACAATATGAACTACATACTAGATATAGTTATTTCAGCATTGAAATGCTTTCTGGAATCCCTAAACAATATAGTGTTTTGCAACCATACTCAAGTTTTATGTTTtgcatacaaaatatgttctttaCATCAAAGTacacatttacaaaaacaagttcTAGAAATCATATACCCTCTAAGACTATTTAATGAAAAAGTCCTTAgcagggaatttttttaaatacatccatttaatatttttgtagaaCTTAAAATGAGGTTTATCTCTGAACTTTAGTAATATTCCCTTTGTCAAACAATTCTGCAGATGAATGGCaaacacatttctaaaatgaaatagcACTGGAAAATATCCAGTGGaagtttttcaaagtaaaaatctaGGCTCTACTTGAATTTCAAGAAGTTACTATATTagtaaaatctgaaataaaattattcccTGTTAATCTCttcacagtttcttaaaaaaatattagtggAGATAAATTATCTACCAACTCTAAAAATCTAAACTTACGTTCactgaacaaaaataaatttagtttaaGAACATTGCCTGTTAACAGCAAAGTACTATAAATAGTGCATGTTAAACTTTCCCCAGCAACTcatttctatattaaaaataaaatgggagaaacATATTCAATACTTAATGGAAGATACTAACATCTTTCCAAATACAGAATTTAActcacagaaaatttaaataaaatcctcaatctttaaaaaatagaatactaaaaaGAGTTTGTAAGGTAGATTTACTTCAAAAACTTTAGTGCATTCAGAATTGTAGCTTTCAAGCATCGACACCTTTGGAATACCAACTGTGCTCTTTAAGTCATAGGAAAATTAGAATTATACATTCTAGTTtgtaattacaaaagaaaaaaaatcttttctatgtttaaattaaaatgcacCTTCAAAACACATCCATCTTTTTCATTCTCAGAAAAAATCTATTTGTCACTATTTGGCCCAGAATAGCTAAGAAACTAGTTTAACAAGAgagtttttcctctttgtttaacgaaaactttcattttctattttggtgtattgcttttatttgaagaataaaatagaagtgagagggaagaaaataatcacaaaagCTTCCAAATGACAGGAACCTGTTTCTTTCTGGCAGTAAATAAATACTAGGGCCAAGTTATACATTTGAAAATGGTTGCATTAAAACTGATCTCAGCAGTGAGCAATTTAagcaacagagagaaacagaagtgTAGATTTAGAGCCTGGGGTTTGACAAGGACGAGAGTCATAGTTGTTTGGAGAAACTCCTCGATGCTGCTGTTTGAATAATGCCATTGAGATTAGTTTAGACTGGATTTTAAACCACAAGTACTCCTTTTAATGGCTTTCTAGCATTTGGAAGGGAGGGCAGAAGATCCATTAACTTGGCACTTGGggctttttgtggacatatacCATCAATATTTCCCTTTTCTGTACTTTAAGAGTAAAGGTCCTTTTTGGTTAATAAATGCTTAATAGTTAGAATAACTATCAATACTAATAAGATAACTTCTCCTTAAGAAGCCAATTAGTAACACTTCCAAGATTtgaaccaaattaaaaataaaatttttgcaaaGTACTCAGAAACCAACAGTTagtaacaatatattttattgtttgacCAAGCTCTCTTCAGAATAAGCTAGTTAttacacaatataaaaacaatagccttctatttaaaattaattattctaGATTTATTTAGCAGGTCTTATTTTTGTAAACAAGTTAAATATCATgtttaaatgaattttatatctattttcaCACTTTTTTATCCTTTCCTACCAAGGCGACAAATTCAGTCACAGTTTCCATATAGTTTTGTCACTGTACATGAAAAACTAGTAAAACTGCAAATAAGCATTACAACTTGaactcacagaaaatattttaaatggccaATTCTGAAGAGGAGACCAGAATTCATTTTGGAcatatgttctcatttttctaaacatTACCTCACCATCACATTTTCCATGTGTTTCTATACCCACCTTTTCTTGGAAATTATGGGCAACAAatagaaggcaggaaaaggaaatttcaGAGATGTTTTCTGAAGGACTTATTCCTAGGAATAAGATGGATGACTTGCACTGTACCTCTTTGGTCATCAAAGGAATAGGAGGAATAACAGATTCTCAGTATAGTTATCAACCTCATCTGACACTAAGGGCATCAGAATGAAGGATTTTAACAAAAGgttcaaattaaaagaaagaaaggcatctTCATAGATAATCTTCTGATATGTCTAGCGTTCTCATGTATTTGCCTCTggtttttataataaactagaaGTATAATAAAAAGAGTCCAATGGAAAATTGATGTGTTTACATTAGAAATTGAATAAACAGgtattttaatacaaattaatCCCCGTTTTTCAATGTAAAGTCTTAAGTTTCATTTCAGAACTTTTACCccatatttttataactttaatttaaaaagaattaactgtTTTACATTTCCCCTTTGGAAAAAATTTACTACAGTGAAATAGCTGTACTATTATCAGTTGAAATCAAACTACTGATTCAACTTAAGCTATGTAAACTAAATAGCATTTCAATTAAGAGCAATTTTAAACACAATTCCTCTACTAAACACTGAAATCAGCTGTAACAGATTTTGTAAGAGAAAGTGATTTATTCTACCATTTTGAAATAAGGTAGAAATAACATCTAGTTGCAATGTATATACTGAAATATCAAGAGTATTGATCAGCCTTGAAGTTTTCATGGACCATAAATGTGGGAAATTTAAATGAACCCCTGTAAGATTATGATTGCACTCAAATTCTCAAATGTctaaatgaaagggaaaaacagacacCAATGTGCCTAACTGTTCTAATACATAAATGACTCTGAcagatttttatgagaaaaaggagaaaattttgattCCACTGTCAAatttatattctataaatataatatataaactttaaattaGCAGACAGCTTGCTAAGGATGAGACCCACCCAACCCCCGCTGAAAAAAACAATaagcaaaactacaaaacacaAAAAGGTAAAACTAACTAAAGCATAATGTGATTGTTTTCAATCAGTGTTGGTTATGCTGCCCTCTTGCAAAATGACAGGCAAAATCATACTTGTTTTTACATTTGCATCCACATATGTTACACTGAAAAGGATTTTCATACCCATGACATCCCATATGAATAGTGTAAAGAATGTTGTCAGCAAAGTACATGTCACAGTGCTGGCAGTGGTGCAGAAGCTGCGGGTCCTGGACGGGCAGGGTGGGAGCTGGAGTGCTTGGCTGGCTGTTTCCTATGCTAGGAGTACTCGTGTGGGCACTTGGCTCACTGCTCGGTCCTGCCACTGGACTATAGTTCCTTTGACCATGTGATGGCCGAGGTTCGGGGCTTGTGGGAGAGGAGCTCTGAGGAATACTTGCGGACACGGCAGAAACTCCTGCTTGGGCAGAGGGCTGCTgcatcaggaaaggcttctcgTCGGGGCAGGGAACTACATCAGGGGATGCGGGGTTTTGGTTTTCAGGTGGCAAACTGGACAACTGTCCTGCTAGAGTTGAGAGCTGATTTAAAGGGTTGTCAACCATGAGTTCTTGGGGATCCCTTGGCAGGCCACCAGTTGATGTGGTTTTCGCCATACTTTCATAGGAGTCAGTCTGGATAGTTGGGATTTCATGGGTAAAATCATTAAGGTAGTCTGGCTTCTGAACCACCATAGAAGGTGGACTTAAGTTGATTAGTGCTCTTCTGCTATAGCCCagattgcttgttttcttctgtaaaactcCCCACATTTTCTTGCTGCTTAAGGAAGACCTAGTACCTTTAATTGGTACCATTTTATGCTTGCGCCTTCGATGATGGGACAGGTTACTTCGATCACTGCAGCGGAAGGAACATAATTCACATTTGtatggtttttctcctgtatGGGAACGCATATGGGCTTCCAGATGACGCTCATAAGCAGATGCAAATGGACATAAGTGACATCTATGAGGTTTCTCacctgtttaaaaagaaaaaatggggaaaCAACTGCGAGAGTAGCTCATTTCTAAGTTTCATGTTTTGTCCATTTGTTAGATTTAGAAATtgatcaaaaataaaatgcttttccaatctacagattcaatgcaatccttatcaaagtttcaaggacatttttcacagaaatacaacaaagaattctaaaatttatatggaacaaccaaagaccctgaatagccaaaggaatcctgagaaaaaagaacaaagctggaggtatcacactccttgatttcaaaatattctacaaagctatagtaaccaaaacagcatggtactggcacaaaaacagacacacagaccaacggaacagaatcaagagcccagaaaaaaccccgcacatctacggacagttaatgttcaacaagggagccaagaacatagaatggcgaaaggaaagtcacttcaataaatggtgttgggaaaactggacagccacatgcaaaagaatgaaagtagaccattatcttccatcatacacaaaaattaactcaaaatggattaaaaagttgaatataagacctgaaaccattaaacttctagaagaaaacataggcagtactctcttcaacatcggtcttagcagcatatttt
The DNA window shown above is from Equus quagga isolate Etosha38 chromosome 2, UCLA_HA_Equagga_1.0, whole genome shotgun sequence and carries:
- the IKZF5 gene encoding zinc finger protein Pegasus produces the protein MGEKKPEPLDFVKDFQEYLTQQTHHVNMISGSVSGDKEAEALQGAGTDGDQNGLDHPSVEVSLDENSGMLVDGFERTFDGKLKCRYCNYASKGTARLIEHIRIHTGEKPHRCHLCPFASAYERHLEAHMRSHTGEKPYKCELCSFRCSDRSNLSHHRRRKHKMVPIKGTRSSLSSKKMWGVLQKKTSNLGYSRRALINLSPPSMVVQKPDYLNDFTHEIPTIQTDSYESMAKTTSTGGLPRDPQELMVDNPLNQLSTLAGQLSSLPPENQNPASPDVVPCPDEKPFLMQQPSAQAGVSAVSASIPQSSSPTSPEPRPSHGQRNYSPVAGPSSEPSAHTSTPSIGNSQPSTPAPTLPVQDPQLLHHCQHCDMYFADNILYTIHMGCHGYENPFQCNICGCKCKNKYDFACHFARGQHNQH